From a single Thermogemmatispora onikobensis genomic region:
- the gcvPB gene encoding aminomethyl-transferring glycine dehydrogenase subunit GcvPB produces MSVEPLIFEQGAPGRRAATLPTLDVPAEPVERLVPPHLLRQEPAPLPEVSEIEIVRHYTHLSQRNFGVDTGFYPLGSCTMKYNPKLNEDMAALSGFALLHPLQPESTVQGAIQLEYELEQYLAEIAGMARVTLQPSAGAHGELTGLMLIKAYHEHRGEGHRNLVLIPDNAHGTNPASATLAGYRAVEIKTDPATGGLDMDRLRSLLASQGKQVAAIMLTNPNTLGVFDRNAVEIARLVHEAGGQLYYDGANANAVLGITRPGDMGFDVVHFNLHKTCSTPHGGGGPGAGPIGVKEHLVPFLPGPLPAKDEQGNYYWADPGPLSIGKVRANTGNFGVLVRAYAYIRTYGPDGLLRVAQSAILNANYLRHELASDYEIAFPQVRLCQHEFVATAQRQKQESGVTANDIAKRLLDFGMYAPTVYFPLIVHEAMMIEPTETETRETLDYFIKVMRQIAQEARTNPEIVKTAPHTTPVGRLDQALAARRPNLRWKPGQEATHGLGQL; encoded by the coding sequence ATGAGCGTGGAACCGCTGATTTTTGAGCAAGGCGCTCCTGGACGACGCGCCGCGACCTTGCCGACGCTCGATGTGCCCGCCGAGCCGGTGGAGCGTCTGGTACCGCCGCATCTGCTGCGCCAGGAACCGGCCCCGCTGCCCGAGGTCAGCGAGATCGAGATCGTGCGTCACTATACCCATTTGTCGCAGCGTAACTTTGGCGTCGACACCGGCTTTTATCCGCTCGGCTCCTGCACGATGAAGTACAATCCCAAGCTGAATGAGGACATGGCCGCCCTGTCCGGCTTTGCCTTGCTCCATCCTTTGCAACCCGAAAGCACCGTGCAGGGAGCGATCCAGCTAGAGTACGAGCTGGAGCAATATCTGGCCGAGATTGCCGGCATGGCCCGCGTGACGCTGCAGCCCTCGGCAGGAGCGCATGGTGAGCTGACCGGCCTGATGCTCATCAAAGCCTATCACGAGCACCGTGGCGAGGGCCACCGCAATCTGGTGCTCATTCCCGACAACGCCCACGGAACCAACCCGGCCAGTGCCACCCTAGCTGGCTACCGCGCCGTCGAGATTAAGACCGATCCGGCCACTGGCGGCCTCGATATGGATCGCCTGCGCTCGCTGCTCGCCAGTCAGGGGAAGCAGGTGGCGGCCATCATGCTGACCAATCCCAATACCCTCGGTGTCTTTGACCGTAACGCTGTCGAGATCGCGCGCCTGGTGCATGAGGCCGGGGGGCAGCTCTACTACGACGGGGCCAACGCCAATGCCGTGCTGGGCATCACGCGCCCGGGCGATATGGGCTTTGATGTCGTGCATTTCAATTTACACAAGACCTGCAGCACGCCGCATGGTGGCGGCGGTCCGGGCGCTGGCCCCATCGGCGTCAAAGAGCACCTTGTTCCCTTCTTGCCCGGTCCGCTGCCGGCCAAAGACGAGCAAGGCAACTACTACTGGGCTGATCCAGGGCCACTCTCGATCGGCAAAGTGCGCGCCAACACTGGCAATTTCGGGGTCCTTGTGCGAGCCTATGCCTATATCCGCACCTATGGGCCAGATGGCCTGCTGCGCGTGGCCCAGAGCGCCATTCTCAACGCTAACTATCTGCGCCACGAACTGGCGTCGGACTATGAAATCGCCTTCCCCCAGGTGCGGCTCTGCCAGCACGAGTTTGTCGCCACGGCTCAGCGCCAGAAGCAAGAGAGCGGCGTTACGGCCAACGACATTGCCAAACGTCTGCTTGACTTTGGCATGTATGCCCCGACTGTCTACTTCCCGCTCATTGTCCACGAGGCGATGATGATTGAGCCGACCGAGACCGAGACGCGGGAGACGCTCGACTACTTTATCAAGGTCATGCGTCAGATAGCTCAGGAGGCGCGCACCAATCCTGAGATTGTCAAGACGGCGCCGCATACCACGC
- the gcvPA gene encoding aminomethyl-transferring glycine dehydrogenase subunit GcvPA translates to MGYIPNTPQEQQAMLERLGLQSMEDLLEPVPEEVRLRRPLNLPPALAEPDLKRLMMGMAARNKSLDRVISFLGAGTYERAIPSVVPHLQRRSEFVTSYTPYQPEVSQGMLQAIYEFQTMVCQLTGLDIANASLYDGATALVEAVFMALGPGGQGEVVVSTAIDPQYRRVLHTYARARGFSVREVATENGVTSLAALEAAVGPETVAVAIQQPNFFGCIEDVKAIEPLVHRHSRTVFISVTSEPAAFGLLASPAEYQADIAVGELMSFGNPMSFGGPALGFLAARERFLRLMPGRLVGQTVEEGPARQTGYVLTLQAREQHIRRERATSNICTNQSLLAVGATIYMAALGKEGLRELAALCLHKAHYAQRQIDALPGFATAFSAPFFDEFVIRLPISASRLQEHLLQYDIIGGYDLGRDYPDLANHMLFCVTEMRTRDDIDRLVAALKEVAA, encoded by the coding sequence ATGGGATACATACCGAACACGCCCCAGGAGCAGCAGGCCATGCTTGAGCGCCTGGGTTTGCAATCGATGGAAGACTTATTAGAGCCGGTACCTGAGGAGGTGCGCCTGCGCCGTCCCCTCAATCTGCCACCGGCTCTGGCCGAGCCGGATCTGAAGCGGCTCATGATGGGCATGGCTGCCAGGAACAAGAGCCTTGACCGAGTCATCTCCTTTCTGGGTGCCGGCACCTATGAGCGCGCCATTCCCAGCGTTGTACCGCATCTGCAGCGCCGCTCCGAGTTTGTCACCTCCTACACGCCCTATCAGCCGGAGGTCAGCCAGGGTATGCTGCAGGCCATCTACGAGTTTCAAACAATGGTCTGCCAGCTCACTGGTCTCGACATTGCCAACGCCTCGCTCTACGATGGTGCCACCGCCCTCGTCGAAGCTGTTTTCATGGCCCTCGGCCCTGGCGGCCAGGGCGAGGTCGTGGTCTCCACCGCTATCGATCCCCAATATCGGCGCGTCCTGCATACCTATGCGCGCGCGCGTGGCTTCAGCGTGCGCGAGGTTGCGACAGAGAACGGCGTCACCTCGTTGGCCGCTTTGGAGGCTGCTGTCGGACCGGAGACTGTGGCCGTTGCCATCCAGCAACCGAATTTCTTTGGCTGCATCGAGGATGTCAAAGCTATCGAGCCATTGGTCCATCGTCATAGCCGCACCGTCTTTATCAGCGTCACCAGTGAGCCTGCCGCTTTTGGTCTGCTGGCCTCACCGGCGGAGTACCAGGCTGATATCGCTGTCGGCGAGCTGATGAGTTTCGGCAATCCGATGAGCTTCGGCGGCCCGGCCCTCGGCTTCCTGGCTGCACGCGAGCGCTTTCTGCGCCTGATGCCCGGGCGTCTGGTCGGGCAGACCGTTGAGGAGGGCCCTGCCAGGCAGACCGGCTATGTGCTGACGCTCCAAGCGCGCGAGCAGCATATTCGCCGTGAGCGCGCGACCTCCAATATCTGTACCAATCAATCGCTGCTGGCCGTCGGGGCCACCATCTACATGGCGGCCCTGGGCAAGGAGGGCCTGCGCGAGCTGGCGGCTCTCTGCCTGCACAAGGCTCACTACGCCCAACGCCAGATCGACGCCCTGCCCGGCTTCGCGACTGCCTTCAGCGCTCCCTTCTTTGATGAATTCGTGATCCGTCTCCCGATCTCGGCCAGTCGCTTGCAGGAGCACCTCTTGCAGTACGATATCATCGGCGGCTATGACCTGGGCCGTGACTACCCCGATCTGGCCAATCATATGCTCTTCTGTGTGACCGAGATGCGCACTCGCGACGATATCGACCGCCTGGTGGCGGCCCTTAAGGAGGTAGCGGCATGA
- the gcvH gene encoding glycine cleavage system protein GcvH encodes MNHPADLKYSKTDEWVRVQGDQATIGITDYAQDQLGDVVYVEIPLTPGQQLSRDQKFGDIESVKATSELVAPVSGEVLQLNEQLKEHPELVNEQPYGDGWMLVVKLTNPAELDDLMTAEQYIAYLEGR; translated from the coding sequence CTGAACCATCCGGCTGACCTCAAGTATAGCAAAACCGATGAGTGGGTCCGCGTCCAGGGCGACCAGGCGACCATCGGCATCACGGACTATGCCCAGGACCAGCTCGGGGATGTCGTCTATGTCGAGATCCCTCTGACGCCCGGGCAGCAGCTCAGCCGCGATCAGAAGTTCGGCGACATCGAATCGGTAAAGGCTACCTCGGAACTGGTGGCCCCAGTCAGCGGCGAGGTCCTCCAGCTGAATGAGCAGCTCAAGGAGCACCCTGAGCTGGTCAATGAGCAGCCTTACGGGGATGGCTGGATGTTGGTGGTCAAGCTGACTAACCCTGCAGAACTGGACGATCTTATGACCGCTGAGCAGTACATTGCCTATCTCGAAGGGCGCTGA
- the gcvT gene encoding glycine cleavage system aminomethyltransferase GcvT: MTAEHAAAAPLKRTPLYEQHQALGARMVEFGGWEMPLQYSSILEEHRAVRTRAGLFDVSHMGEFQVEGPEALPFLQYLVPNDVGRLAINQALYTTLCLPTGGVIDDLLIYRLEAERYMVVVNAANITKDLAWFQEQAQRFGAVQIIDRSQETALLALQGPEAQAILQPLAAVDLATIRYYRCQPGSVAGLACLISRTGYTGEDGFELYCEAAQAPLLWERLLAAGKERGLVPAGLGARDTLRLEAGYCLYGHELTEQTNPLEAGLAWTVKFEKGDFIGREALLRVREQGPGRKLMGLEMVERRVPRGGYTIYDSDTGGESGSSGANQRAIGVVTSGAPSPTLNKSIGMGYVEAARAIPEHLVQIEIGDRRLAARLVTLPFYKRRK, from the coding sequence ATGACAGCAGAGCATGCTGCAGCAGCTCCTCTCAAACGCACACCGCTCTATGAGCAGCATCAGGCCCTTGGGGCGCGCATGGTCGAATTTGGAGGCTGGGAGATGCCGCTGCAATACAGCAGCATTCTCGAAGAACACCGGGCCGTGCGCACGCGGGCTGGCCTCTTCGACGTCAGCCACATGGGCGAATTCCAGGTCGAAGGTCCGGAGGCGCTGCCGTTTCTGCAATATTTGGTCCCTAATGATGTCGGGCGACTTGCCATCAACCAGGCGCTCTATACGACGCTCTGTCTGCCCACGGGAGGCGTCATTGACGATCTGCTCATCTATCGTCTGGAGGCCGAGCGCTACATGGTCGTGGTCAACGCAGCCAACATTACCAAAGACCTGGCCTGGTTTCAGGAGCAGGCCCAGCGCTTCGGCGCTGTCCAGATCATCGATCGCTCGCAAGAAACCGCCCTGCTGGCCCTGCAAGGACCGGAGGCCCAGGCCATACTCCAGCCCCTGGCAGCCGTGGACCTGGCAACGATTCGTTACTATCGCTGCCAGCCAGGCAGTGTGGCGGGGCTGGCCTGCCTGATCTCGCGCACCGGCTACACAGGCGAGGATGGCTTTGAACTCTACTGTGAGGCGGCTCAGGCCCCCTTGCTCTGGGAGCGCCTGCTCGCGGCAGGAAAAGAGCGCGGTCTCGTGCCCGCCGGGCTGGGCGCGCGAGATACGCTCCGCCTGGAGGCTGGCTATTGCCTCTATGGCCACGAGCTGACAGAGCAGACCAATCCTCTGGAAGCCGGCCTGGCCTGGACGGTAAAATTTGAAAAAGGTGACTTCATTGGCCGTGAGGCTCTGCTGCGGGTCCGCGAGCAAGGGCCAGGGCGCAAGCTCATGGGCCTGGAGATGGTGGAGCGACGGGTGCCCCGTGGCGGATATACTATCTATGATAGCGACACTGGCGGCGAAAGCGGGAGCAGCGGGGCAAACCAGCGCGCCATCGGTGTGGTCACCAGCGGCGCCCCCAGTCCAACGCTCAACAAGAGCATCGGCATGGGCTATGTCGAGGCAGCTCGCGCGATCCCCGAGCACCTCGTGCAGATCGAGATTGGCGATCGGCGCCTGGCCGCACGCCTCGTGACTCTGCCTTTTTACAAGCGCCGCAAGTAA
- a CDS encoding ATP-binding cassette domain-containing protein has product MQLEICRLEKTFEGRTVLSIPQLRIREREIVALVGPSGCGKTLLLRMLAGQLKPSGGSITLDGHDLARDRQARARVALLFAEDLLYERLNPRQFLAFFCTLHGIPGRRIDEVLAAVGLSDQARQPINRLSLSAKRRLSFAQLQLRQPALALLDEPVERVDWDTAQLFAQLIQDLAAQGSAVLLSAKDLAWAGKFCTRVVELDAGRISGDYSYSYAARSAEGESKEGEEEGAAAAPTRYVPYKVTARREDRIMLYDPAEVLYATSRDGRTILRTVTGEEATTHLTLQELEQRLSGRGFFKAHRAYLVNLQHIKAVIQFTRNSYTLQLDDPQETMIPLSKQSEKELQNLLDY; this is encoded by the coding sequence ATGCAGTTAGAGATCTGCCGGCTGGAAAAGACGTTTGAGGGGCGAACTGTGCTTTCGATTCCCCAGTTGCGGATACGCGAGAGAGAAATCGTGGCCCTGGTTGGTCCTTCGGGCTGTGGCAAAACTCTCTTGCTGCGCATGCTGGCCGGCCAGCTCAAGCCCAGTGGGGGGAGTATCACCCTGGATGGACATGATCTTGCGCGCGATCGGCAGGCGAGGGCCCGCGTCGCCTTGCTCTTTGCTGAGGACCTGCTCTATGAGCGTTTGAACCCGCGGCAGTTTCTGGCCTTCTTCTGCACACTGCATGGCATCCCTGGCCGGCGTATCGATGAGGTGCTGGCGGCGGTCGGATTAAGCGACCAGGCCCGGCAGCCGATCAATCGGCTCTCGCTCTCGGCCAAACGTCGTCTCTCCTTCGCTCAGCTGCAACTGCGGCAGCCTGCCCTGGCGCTGCTCGACGAGCCGGTCGAGCGCGTCGATTGGGATACGGCCCAGCTCTTTGCTCAGCTGATCCAGGATCTGGCCGCCCAGGGCAGCGCCGTGCTGCTCAGCGCCAAAGATCTCGCCTGGGCGGGCAAGTTTTGCACGCGCGTCGTCGAGCTGGATGCCGGGCGCATCAGCGGCGACTATAGCTATAGCTATGCGGCTCGTTCTGCTGAGGGCGAGAGCAAGGAAGGTGAGGAGGAAGGAGCAGCTGCGGCGCCCACGCGCTATGTTCCCTACAAGGTGACAGCGCGCCGCGAGGATCGCATCATGCTCTACGATCCCGCGGAGGTCCTCTATGCGACCAGCCGCGATGGTCGCACTATTCTGCGCACCGTCACCGGTGAAGAAGCAACGACTCATCTGACCCTGCAAGAGCTGGAGCAACGCCTGAGTGGACGAGGCTTCTTCAAGGCCCATCGGGCCTACCTGGTCAATCTGCAGCATATCAAGGCCGTCATCCAATTCACGCGCAACAGCTACACCCTGCAGCTCGACGATCCCCAGGAAACAATGATTCCTTTGAGCAAGCAGTCAGAAAAAGAGCTACAGAATCTGCTCGACTACTGA
- a CDS encoding ABC transporter ATP-binding protein, with the protein MEHQSESELMIEAHQLRRTFGQRQAVADLSLSVRRGEIFGLLGPNGAGKTTTIRLLTGQIIPDSGWARVAGCDVVRERQRLKQRIGVVFEEQNLYERLSARANLRFSCWLYNLPEKRIDEVLTLVDLRDRAREPVGKFSQGLKQRLLIARALLHQPAVLFLDEPGRGLDPISAHTIRQVIQRLREAGTTILLTTHLMEEADQLCQRVAFIVNGRLVANDTPRHLKLQHGKRLLQVTLEEQQDHSQHLRDLTLKLDDAGDQQRLMHWLSEGRVRSLHTQEASLEEVFFHVAGVPLS; encoded by the coding sequence ATGGAGCACCAGTCAGAGTCGGAACTGATGATCGAAGCCCATCAGCTCCGACGCACCTTCGGCCAACGCCAGGCCGTCGCTGACCTGAGCTTGAGCGTCAGGCGCGGCGAAATCTTCGGTCTGCTCGGCCCCAATGGAGCCGGCAAGACCACCACCATCCGTCTTCTCACTGGTCAGATCATCCCAGATAGCGGCTGGGCCCGCGTGGCGGGCTGCGATGTGGTTCGGGAGCGCCAGCGTCTCAAGCAGCGTATCGGCGTCGTCTTTGAGGAGCAGAACCTCTACGAACGGCTCTCCGCACGTGCCAACCTGCGCTTCTCCTGCTGGCTCTACAACCTGCCGGAGAAGCGAATCGACGAAGTGCTCACCCTCGTAGACCTGCGCGACCGCGCGCGCGAGCCGGTGGGAAAGTTCTCTCAGGGCCTCAAGCAGCGCCTGCTCATCGCCCGTGCCCTGCTTCATCAGCCAGCCGTCCTCTTTCTGGACGAGCCAGGCCGTGGTCTTGATCCCATCTCGGCCCATACCATTCGCCAGGTCATCCAGCGCCTGCGCGAAGCTGGCACCACCATCCTGCTGACCACCCACCTGATGGAAGAGGCCGATCAACTCTGTCAGCGTGTGGCTTTCATTGTCAACGGGCGTCTGGTCGCCAACGATACTCCGCGGCATCTGAAGCTGCAGCACGGCAAACGCCTGCTGCAGGTCACTCTGGAGGAGCAGCAGGACCACAGCCAGCACCTGCGCGACCTCACCCTGAAGCTAGACGATGCCGGAGATCAGCAACGACTGATGCACTGGCTCAGCGAGGGGCGGGTTCGCTCTCTCCATACGCAGGAGGCCAGCCTGGAAGAGGTCTTCTTCCACGTCGCCGGCGTGCCGCTATCTTAA
- a CDS encoding ABC transporter permease, translated as MHLRSILAIARKDLIDIVQNKGTLVGLLLPIFMAVLFSFINSFIGGSPTRLLIYNPGHSPVEQIVSAAFSTPTITHAASPSDVEAAFGPDGAHKQSAYALGLIVPPSFESDLRAGRHPQLQLFINGDSIGTTQRALLAQALADYGRQVVNPEPPLAIVTSTINPPQPSTFAENSKAFFVMYVLVMSIMNATGIVPGLIIEEKEKKTLRMLLASPVSFGDIIAGKLLVSLVYQVLLLALVFLIMQGLTGNLFWLLLFLLIGACLTNAIGLLVGCLFNTISASGAVGGILVFFFIVPALFVGPLGQFIQNQSFMMIIKAIPVYYLAEGIYNALTSQTPAATMLTDLAVIAGTTLLLFVLAAWSLRHQAAVASSI; from the coding sequence ATGCACCTGCGCAGCATTTTGGCCATTGCCCGCAAAGATCTCATCGATATCGTCCAGAACAAGGGCACGCTCGTCGGGCTGCTCCTGCCCATCTTCATGGCCGTGCTCTTCAGCTTCATCAATAGCTTCATCGGCGGATCGCCGACGCGCCTGCTCATCTACAACCCGGGCCATTCGCCGGTCGAGCAGATTGTCAGCGCCGCCTTCTCCACACCCACAATCACGCATGCGGCCAGCCCCAGCGACGTTGAGGCAGCCTTCGGCCCCGATGGCGCCCACAAGCAGTCAGCCTATGCCCTTGGCCTGATCGTGCCCCCCTCCTTTGAGAGCGATCTGCGTGCGGGCCGCCATCCGCAGCTACAGCTCTTCATTAACGGGGACAGCATCGGCACCACCCAGCGCGCGCTGCTGGCCCAGGCCCTGGCCGACTACGGGCGCCAGGTTGTCAATCCCGAGCCGCCGCTGGCGATAGTTACCAGCACCATTAACCCGCCCCAGCCGAGCACCTTCGCCGAAAACAGTAAAGCCTTCTTCGTGATGTACGTGCTTGTCATGAGCATCATGAATGCCACCGGTATCGTGCCTGGTCTGATCATCGAGGAGAAAGAAAAGAAGACTCTGCGGATGCTGCTGGCCTCGCCGGTCTCTTTTGGCGACATTATCGCCGGCAAGCTGCTGGTCAGCCTGGTTTACCAGGTACTGCTGCTGGCGCTGGTCTTCCTGATCATGCAGGGATTAACCGGCAACTTGTTCTGGCTGCTGCTCTTCCTTCTGATTGGGGCCTGCTTGACCAACGCCATCGGTCTGCTGGTCGGCTGTCTCTTTAACACCATCTCGGCCTCGGGAGCGGTCGGGGGTATCCTTGTCTTCTTCTTCATCGTGCCGGCGCTTTTCGTCGGGCCATTAGGGCAGTTTATTCAGAACCAGTCTTTCATGATGATCATCAAGGCCATTCCGGTTTACTACCTGGCCGAGGGTATCTACAACGCCCTGACCAGCCAGACGCCAGCCGCGACGATGTTGACCGATCTGGCAGTCATCGCCGGCACCACCCTGCTGCTCTTCGTGCTGGCTGCCTGGAGTCTACGTCATCAGGCGGCAGTTGCGAGCAGCATCTAA
- a CDS encoding sensor histidine kinase — MPTAIWGEPEPERNEAYPLATLKQLVHQMMVHFAAQGACLALYDALLGQMVIRLHVRLRNGGAGGQPSLSLSTGQSGAEGVHRVGRRTTINLQDPSSSAVGRLKRTPGPQEELEDVPPLPGSLFPIGGRYAPGQDLIGYTWRENRSCIMEHESYVYAFHGQHKTPLSLDVRPYWYFAAPIQEPLLAHEESGQRAGPQPQVLGVVVLYKLVPSPGFDLKQRQEVHTFTERMALYLENHRLRQIQRRTSEHLQSLQQLSAIFPSTVNLAYLLEQVYQFTRRIVDVSAMLVTLYDRDTRMIYDVYAVCDGRPVEGLPTESVEPRTRRQWWRVTQEEKRTLLLSPAHLRQHEYDELLQGVWGDQRQAESFLLLPMKMFNRVIGSVSLASQRPNAYRHEDIQVLETMVQIITVGIENARLYERSRRLLRKARQREESLAAMNSALQSISLVLNVREMLDNFVRAVANLVEAEIGVFFQLSPDGQELIAQAIYARSHKGASNEALSFMHADSEKERELIEMIRLPFKGSLLERMVSEGAFFYLDGALAEELAQTASEGGAIFLRETQIQRMIMIPVQYQTELMGLLSLHTPHQDRVFQPEEIGMLLALSSQAASAIRNAQLFEQIQEANAELQRMNTLKDEFIVTASHELRTPLSAISGYASLLKRQSARATSQQILRFASKIAASAQQLSALVANMTEAANMDALGRKLELHPSPVELRTAVQMAVSILNINIEQEIQVNVPEDIWLYCDPQLLRQVLTNLLDNAAKYSPPDSQIEIRVREMTLGEVPLPEEQVDHEALIEKGADLPVAVVSVCDQGEGILPEEQHKIFEKFVRASRTLTTPVRGSGLGLYICRRFIEAMGGKLWLERSVPGEGSIFSFYLPRTSPPPEVRDQEEEETASDHDEPA; from the coding sequence ATGCCGACAGCAATCTGGGGGGAGCCGGAGCCAGAACGCAACGAGGCTTATCCGCTAGCAACCCTGAAGCAGCTGGTTCACCAGATGATGGTGCATTTCGCGGCACAGGGGGCGTGCCTAGCGCTGTACGATGCTCTGCTAGGGCAGATGGTCATCAGGCTCCACGTGCGCCTGCGCAACGGCGGCGCAGGGGGCCAGCCCAGTCTGAGCCTGAGCACAGGCCAGAGCGGTGCAGAGGGTGTTCATCGCGTCGGCAGGCGAACAACTATCAACCTGCAAGATCCGTCTTCATCAGCGGTGGGGCGCCTGAAGCGGACGCCTGGGCCCCAGGAGGAGCTGGAAGATGTGCCACCGCTGCCAGGGAGTCTCTTCCCGATCGGCGGTCGCTATGCACCAGGCCAGGACCTGATCGGCTATACCTGGCGAGAGAATCGCTCTTGTATCATGGAGCACGAAAGTTACGTCTACGCCTTTCACGGGCAACACAAGACGCCCCTCAGCCTCGACGTCAGACCATACTGGTATTTTGCCGCCCCCATCCAGGAGCCGCTTCTGGCCCATGAAGAAAGCGGCCAACGCGCGGGGCCTCAGCCGCAGGTTCTGGGGGTGGTAGTTCTCTACAAGCTGGTGCCCTCGCCTGGTTTTGACCTCAAGCAGCGCCAGGAGGTTCACACCTTCACCGAGCGGATGGCCCTCTATCTGGAAAACCATCGCCTGCGCCAGATCCAGCGTCGCACCAGCGAGCACCTGCAATCGCTGCAACAGCTCAGCGCCATCTTTCCGTCGACCGTCAACCTCGCCTATCTGCTGGAACAGGTCTATCAGTTCACGCGGCGCATTGTCGACGTCTCGGCCATGCTGGTCACTCTCTACGACCGCGACACGCGCATGATCTACGATGTCTACGCCGTCTGTGATGGCCGGCCCGTCGAGGGTCTGCCGACCGAGTCAGTCGAGCCGCGCACCCGCCGGCAGTGGTGGCGCGTCACGCAGGAAGAGAAGCGCACCCTGCTGCTCAGCCCGGCCCATCTGCGCCAGCACGAATACGACGAGCTGCTGCAAGGCGTCTGGGGCGACCAGCGCCAGGCTGAGTCGTTTCTCCTGCTGCCGATGAAAATGTTCAACCGCGTCATCGGCTCTGTCAGCCTGGCCAGCCAACGGCCCAACGCCTACCGACACGAGGACATCCAGGTACTGGAGACGATGGTCCAGATCATCACTGTTGGGATCGAGAATGCCCGGCTCTACGAGCGCTCGCGACGCCTACTGCGTAAGGCTCGCCAGCGCGAGGAGTCGCTGGCCGCCATGAACAGCGCCCTACAGTCCATCAGCCTCGTCCTCAATGTACGCGAGATGCTCGACAACTTCGTGCGGGCCGTCGCTAATCTGGTTGAGGCGGAGATCGGCGTCTTCTTCCAACTCTCGCCTGACGGGCAGGAGCTCATCGCTCAGGCCATCTATGCCCGCAGCCACAAAGGCGCCAGCAACGAAGCGCTTTCCTTCATGCACGCCGATAGCGAGAAGGAGCGCGAGCTGATCGAGATGATTCGCCTGCCCTTCAAGGGGTCTCTCTTAGAGCGCATGGTCAGCGAAGGGGCCTTCTTCTATCTCGATGGCGCCCTGGCCGAGGAGCTGGCGCAAACAGCCAGTGAGGGAGGGGCCATCTTCCTGCGCGAGACCCAGATTCAGCGCATGATCATGATCCCGGTCCAGTACCAGACCGAGCTGATGGGGCTGCTTTCCCTTCACACACCGCACCAGGATCGCGTCTTCCAGCCCGAAGAGATTGGCATGCTGCTGGCCCTCTCTAGTCAGGCCGCCAGTGCCATCCGCAATGCCCAGCTCTTCGAGCAGATTCAGGAGGCTAACGCCGAGCTGCAGCGCATGAACACGCTCAAAGATGAGTTTATCGTAACCGCCTCCCATGAGCTGCGCACGCCGCTGAGCGCTATCAGCGGCTACGCCTCCTTGCTCAAGCGCCAGAGCGCGCGCGCCACCTCGCAGCAGATTCTGCGCTTCGCCAGCAAGATTGCGGCCTCCGCCCAGCAGCTCAGTGCCCTGGTGGCCAACATGACCGAAGCCGCCAATATGGACGCCCTGGGGCGCAAGCTGGAGCTCCATCCTAGCCCTGTCGAGCTGCGCACCGCCGTCCAGATGGCGGTCAGCATTCTGAACATCAATATCGAGCAGGAGATCCAGGTCAACGTGCCCGAGGACATCTGGCTCTACTGCGATCCGCAACTGCTGCGCCAGGTGCTGACGAACCTGCTCGATAATGCCGCTAAATATTCGCCGCCGGATAGCCAGATCGAGATCCGCGTCCGCGAAATGACGCTCGGCGAGGTGCCGCTCCCCGAGGAGCAGGTCGACCATGAGGCTCTCATCGAGAAGGGGGCCGACCTGCCAGTGGCCGTGGTGAGCGTCTGTGACCAGGGCGAGGGCATCCTCCCAGAGGAGCAGCACAAGATCTTTGAGAAGTTCGTGCGGGCCTCGCGAACGTTGACGACGCCCGTGCGCGGCTCCGGCCTGGGCCTCTATATCTGTCGCCGCTTTATCGAGGCAATGGGCGGCAAGCTCTGGCTGGAGCGCAGTGTGCCCGGCGAGGGGTCGATCTTCAGTTTCTATCTGCCACGCACCAGTCCACCACCCGAAGTCCGCGACCAGGAGGAGGAAGAGACGGCTAGCGACCATGACGAGCCCGCTTAA
- a CDS encoding response regulator, with translation MTSPLNVLIVDDDPLIREMMIDILEFEGYRLRTARNGQEALQVLQGEECYVVFLDLMMPVMDGSALCHQLAAQPELRRRHRIILMSAMDRLATASSLQADGLMPKPFSVEDVLQALAPFRSPSP, from the coding sequence ATGACGAGCCCGCTTAATGTACTGATCGTCGATGACGATCCGCTCATCCGTGAGATGATGATCGATATTCTCGAATTCGAGGGTTATCGCCTGCGAACAGCTCGCAACGGCCAGGAGGCCCTGCAGGTGTTGCAGGGCGAGGAGTGCTACGTAGTCTTTCTGGACCTGATGATGCCCGTGATGGATGGCAGCGCGCTTTGCCACCAACTGGCCGCCCAGCCGGAGCTGCGCCGCCGCCACCGCATTATTCTGATGTCGGCCATGGATCGCCTGGCTACTGCCTCCTCCCTGCAGGCCGATGGCCTGATGCCAAAGCCCTTCTCGGTGGAGGATGTCTTGCAGGCCCTCGCGCCTTTCCGCTCACCCTCTCCATGA